One stretch of Saccharomonospora xinjiangensis XJ-54 DNA includes these proteins:
- a CDS encoding DUF4396 domain-containing protein, translating to MSEKHPLVHHDSSHDESHEHHPGHHHGEHHDDHSEGHGQHGSHGAHGSHGGHTATWGMAASATLHCLTGCAIGEVLGMVIGTALDWNNVATIALAIALAFFFGYALSMRGIMRAGVGFKQALKVALAADTISITVMEIVDNGVMIIVPGAMEAPLNSLLFWGALAFAFAVAFVITVPVNKWLISRGRGHAVAHAYHH from the coding sequence GTGTCAGAGAAGCATCCGTTGGTGCATCACGACTCTTCCCACGACGAAAGTCATGAGCACCACCCCGGCCACCACCATGGGGAGCACCACGACGATCACTCGGAGGGGCATGGCCAGCACGGTTCCCACGGTGCGCACGGCTCCCACGGCGGGCACACCGCGACCTGGGGTATGGCCGCGTCGGCCACATTGCACTGTCTCACCGGGTGCGCCATCGGTGAAGTGCTCGGCATGGTGATCGGCACCGCGCTCGACTGGAACAACGTGGCCACCATCGCGCTGGCCATCGCGTTGGCGTTCTTCTTCGGGTACGCGCTGAGCATGCGCGGCATCATGCGTGCCGGTGTGGGATTCAAACAGGCGCTGAAGGTGGCGCTGGCCGCGGACACCATCTCCATCACCGTCATGGAGATCGTGGACAACGGCGTGATGATCATTGTTCCCGGTGCCATGGAGGCGCCGTTGAACTCGCTGCTGTTCTGGGGAGCACTCGCGTTCGCCTTCGCGGTGGCGTTCGTGATCACTGTCCCCGTGAACAAGTGGCTGATCAGCCGTGGCCGCGGTCACGCGGTGGCTCACGCCTACCACCACTGA
- a CDS encoding heavy-metal-associated domain-containing protein: MSDNVYTVKGMTCSGCMTKVTNAVTSVAGVDDVDIDITTGEVTVLSTTPVDGDLVREAINKAGYEVAG, translated from the coding sequence GTGAGCGACAACGTGTACACCGTCAAGGGAATGACCTGCTCCGGCTGCATGACGAAGGTGACGAACGCCGTGACGTCCGTGGCCGGTGTGGACGATGTGGACATCGACATCACCACGGGCGAGGTCACTGTCCTCAGCACGACCCCGGTGGACGGCGATCTCGTTCGCGAGGCGATCAACAAGGCGGGCTACGAGGTCGCGGGCTGA
- a CDS encoding CDGSH iron-sulfur domain-containing protein, translating into MSEQPEAAVVIKVVDNGPYQVKGPVRVVDHDNNAFDLGPGRTQLLCRCGRSARKPFCDGSHTRTGFAATDRATKPDSDDSAT; encoded by the coding sequence ATGAGCGAACAGCCAGAAGCGGCCGTCGTGATCAAAGTCGTGGACAACGGCCCCTACCAGGTCAAGGGACCGGTCAGGGTGGTTGACCACGACAACAACGCCTTCGATCTCGGGCCAGGCCGGACACAACTGCTCTGCCGCTGCGGCCGGTCGGCGAGGAAGCCGTTCTGCGACGGCTCCCACACGAGAACGGGTTTCGCGGCCACTGATCGGGCGACGAAACCGGACAGCGACGACAGCGCCACCTGA